The Schistocerca gregaria isolate iqSchGreg1 unplaced genomic scaffold, iqSchGreg1.2 ptg000963l, whole genome shotgun sequence sequence ttttttttttttttttttttttgtaaaaaagaaaaaaaagagggtgTACAATCTCCGGACAATGCCGCTCGTCCAGCTTCTGTCCAAGGCGCGGTTCGCGTCCACCAAGTCCCCCAAAAGCGGGCAGCCCAGCGTACGTGCACGGGTGAGCGGGCGTGCGTGTAGATTAGAGTGTTCCTAACGTTTCCGCGTGAAGGTCGAGGTCGTTCCGAGGCACATGGTGCTCGCGCTCTACAGGGGCCTGTTTCGGCGGTCGAGGAGCTTCGTTTACACCGACAAGAACTACTTCAAGTCGAGGATCCGCAGGGAGTTTGCAAAGAGGAGGCACGTTCAGGACAACAATATCTACTATATCAGAGGAAGGTGGATGCTAGAAAACGAGATGGGCGGACTCATTTGAAAAAAAGCGTCTTTTTTTTCGTGCGGCTTCTACACAGAGGAggtgtgagaaaaaaaaaaaaaaaaaaagaagccgagTGCGTGTCATTGTGCACCACAGAAAAATGGACGCATTAAAAAGCTAGTTTTCGTACGCAGCTGCGCGTTGTGAGGGACGAAATTTTTTACGTGTTATCATTTTTTTATATAGGGGCCACTCTATGGGGGAATTAGCAAAACCATGTGATTCTTTTCCGAGCAGTGCAGAGAGAAGGAATTGGTGCGCGGCGAATCAGTCCTCGATTTTCTCCTTGATGGCTCTGGCCATCTTGGTAAACGCTTCTTCTACATTGTTCGAGTTTTTGGCGGATGTTTCCAAAAAAATGAGATTAAGAGAGTTCGCAAATTCCTGAGCAACTTCTATAGGAACTCTACGGTGGCTGACGAGATCGGACTTGTTGCCGACTAGTATTTTGTGGACATTTTCGCAGGCATATCGGTCGATCTCTTGGAGCCATTTCTGCACGTTATTGAAGGTATCCTGGTGAGTGATGTCGTATACTACAATGATGCCGTGCGCACCCCGGTAGTAGGAGGAGGTGATGGTCCTGAGGAGAGGAGTCAGTAAGGACGCGTTGACACAGACGCAGAATGCGTTCAGCGGGACGTACCGGAAGCGCTCTTGGCCGGCGGTGTCCTGGGGAGTTGGGGAGGTACGTGAGCGAGGTATTTTTTTTtcggaaagagagagaaaaaaaaaaaagagggtttaGACGTACCCAAATCTGAAGTTTAACGGTCGTTCCGTCGATAGGAATTGTCCTGATTTTctggatggatggagaggggtCAGAATAGGGGcagcggggggagggggagagaggcgcGAGTGGGCGCGGATTTCGAAGGACATACGAAGTCAACACCGATCGTGGATATGAAGGACTCGGTGAATGTGTTATCGGCGAAGCGCAGAAGGAGGCTCGACTTGCCGACGCCGCTATCGCCTATGAGCAGGAGCTTGAACAGGTAGTCGCTGAGGGGGGAAGATTGCGCTGTTCGTCAGAGAATGGCGTAGGtgtcaagaaacaaaaaaaaagaaagaggcgCACTATTCAGGATTGACGGCGCCCGGGCGAGGACGAGACTTTTGGCCCCCTTGGTTCACgctcatgttgttgagcccatatcCTGCGCGACAGCCGAGGACAAAAAAACGAAGGAGTTAGACGTGTGCTGCGCCGATTGCACACACATAGACACGTATACTCATATATATACACGcacgcatgcgcacacacacacaaaagttgctCGTCACAGAAAATTCGGAGCGTGGGGAGAAAGAAGGGTCCGAGGGTCGGTGCACTGAGTGGGGATTGCTCGAGAGGGGAGATGGACGGGAGGAGACGCGTTGGGGGGCCTCCACACGGAGCTGGGTTCTCAGAGGGGGGGGAAGTTGACAAGCTGCAGAGGCTCGTTCGGCCTctttctccctctttctctctcggaTGCGCGTGTTGGAGCCGCGCGCGTCGAGAGAAGCAGGGTGCCGGGGCCCCGGACAGCGCCGGAGGAGAGACAGGGGAGACGGGCGGCTCCCCGCCGCCCATGAAAGCTCCTCCCGTGGCGGCGTGCGAACGCACCTTGTTTCGGCTTTCCACTTGCGCAACCCATTCTGCGATCGTTGTACGTCAAATGTGCTTGGCTGAAACTGCGTATATAAAAGCGAGACGCGCCTTCACCGAATAGGGTCTTTGAAATATTTGATGGCAAAAAAAGAAGGAACCCATTAACACTAAATTGTGTATGCATGTATGCATAGAAAAACCCAATCGCTCAAAGTTGCACGTTTCCTCCCGCTTTTCGAGCGCGTGGACCCATCCGCGAGGGGGAGTCGTCCGTGTCGTCAGCGAGCCGCGTCGCTCTCTTTAGAAGAGAAGAAGCGCTCCAGCaggaaggaggaaaaaaaaaaaaaaaaagttatcgcgGTCGGGGGTCCTCGGCCCCTGGACGACGCGGCCGCGGCCTCCGAGCCGGAGGCCCAGCGCCCGGCCCCGGGATGCCCGGGGCCCGCTTCGGACGCTCTGAGATAGACTCAGCACAAGATGTACGAAGaacgaaatttttttttctttttttctcttttttttttaataacgcgagaaggagagagagagagagatcaaaagtcGGCTTCTTCGTCCGGGCCGGTGCCGCGATCGGACATGGGCCTCGCGCGGGGGTCGGCGACGTCCAGGGAGTCCTCGCCGTCGTCGGAGGCGCTCAAATTCAAAGACGCGTCGGGCTCGTTGGATTCGTCGGGCTCGTTGGATTCGTCGGGTCCGTTGGATCCGCGGGTCAAAGACGTGTCGGGCTCGTTGGATTCGTCGGGTTCGTTGGACCCGCGGGTCCTGTTGACGCGGGACCGTTTCTTCGACGCGCGGTCGGAGGACAGCGAATCCAGGACGGCCTTGCTCCTGGCGTCCGAGAGCTTGAAGTCTTCCGGGAGGTATCGCGCGTCGAGGGGGAGGAGTTTCGGCGCTTGTTCGTCGGGAGCGCGGAGCAGGAACAGCTGTTTCGGGAGGAACACGGCGCCGGCGTGGACGCTCGTCTTGGAGAGGTTGGAGGTGGGGCGTTGCTGGACGAGCAGCATGCAGAGTTCCGCGACCATTTGGACGTTTCGGGAGTCCGGAGAGAGCGCGTCCCTGGTTCGCTTGATGTCGGCGAGCATGTGCAGCAGGAATTCGTAGTTGTCGAGCCCGTGCATGACCTCCTGCAGGAAAAAACTCAGACAAGCAATCGTCTGAGAAAAATTCGGCATGTCGCTCTCCGGAAAGCCATCAACGTGAGCCAGTAGATGAATGAGCCACGGAAGCGCGTATTCGGGAATGATCAGACAAAACACCTTCGATGCATCCAAATCGATCGCCGGCATCTCCTCACCCTGCCCACCTCCGACCACCACCCTGGACCTCGTCGAGGACGCTATGTCAGCCGCCTTCCTCATCATGAATCGACGACGGACCGACACGCAACTCTGGAACTCCCTTCGCACCTCGCTCCGCTTCTCCGCCCGCAGGAAAAACGGATACAACGCGAGGTACCGCGTCGGGAGCGCCCCCAAATCCATCAACCCCCTAAACAAGGACGCCCTCATCGAATTCCTCACCATCTCCGGCGACCGACGCGCCAACTGAGCCAACTTCTGCAGACGCTGCACCGATATCGTACACGACGCCGCCAACCTCATCACCGTCGACACCGACGCCGCTAGGACGTATCGCGTGTCCGCGTCCACACCGGGCTCCTCCAACACCGAGAACAGCCGGTCCAAGAACCGCTCCAGCTCCGCTGCGCGACCCCCTCCCGCGTCAGCCCTCAGCAGGAACGACGCAACGAACGCAATCCCCTCCGACTTGCTCATCGCCAACCCGCTCACTTTCTCCCGCTTCCTCGCTCCTTCAAACGGTAACAACACGTCCAACACATACCGACACAAATCACCACCCTCCTCCTCAGACACCCCGCACCCGCACAACTCAGCCAGCGCCGCAAACCCGCACGCCTGCGACCTCCGACCCATCTCCCTCTCCTCCCGCACCGCGACCCCCTCCACCAGCTCCCTCACTATCCTCGACAACTCCGACGCGTCCACCTCACCCAACAAACTCGACAAACCCCTCGCCGCGCGCGCCGCCTGACTCGGACTCCCCTCCTCCAACACACGACTCAACGGCCCCCTCACCACCTCCCACACGGCCCTCGTTCGGCGCACGCCCCCCGACGTCAACAACGTCTCCACAACCCTCACCCCCGCGTCCACCACCGCCGGCTCCGGCGACTCCAAGAGCCCCACCACCTCCCCCATCCACCTCGAAAAATACCCAGGAACACACGACGACGCGTGGCAGAGAATCTGCGTCATCGCCCCCACCACCCGCTCCCTCCCCACCTCCACATTCACCAAATACACCGCCGGGTCGCTCCCACCTCTAGACCTCGACCCGCCCAACCCCCCTCTCACCACCCTCCTCACCaccctgtccacctcatcctcgcaCTCCCCCCTCTGTCTCGCCCACCTCGCAATGCTACCCACGCCCTCCTCGCTCAAAAACGGAAACGACAACCGCTGAACCAATACACAAAGCAAATCCTTGTATGCCGCCCACACCTTGCTCGAACGCCACCCCTGAGCGCTCTCCATTCTCCTCTGCAGCCGCCCCATCGCCCCCTCTACCGACGAACCAGACTCCCCCGGCGTCGCAACCGTCTTCAAAAGCCTCTTCAACGTGTCGTCGCACTGACTCGCAAACCTCTTCAACAACTCGTGACTATTCGCACTCCCACACCTCGGAATGCGAGCCGATATCTGCAGCGACAAATCAACCCCCGACCCCATCATCCACCTCAAAAAATCCCTGCGAAGCGCCAACTTGTCACTCACCCACTTCTCAAAGCACCTTCTCGCCCCCTCTTCGAACCCCGACAATATCTGCACCAACCTCAGCGCGAGCAACTTGTACCTCGGCACACCCTCGTACATCTCCGCGTACGCACTCATCAACTTGAAGAACAACTCCTCCGACGACACCTGGTCCGTCACCGTCCCCGTCGCGTAGCACAACATCAAACTCGACGGAACCTGCTCATACACCGCATACAAACTTTTCCAACGCTCTAACTTCGCACGTACGTGCGACTTCTCACTCGCCCCCAAATCGCACCTCGCCCTCAACTTCACCATCTCCACCTCCGCGAACGTCATCATCTTCACCACCGCTATCAACGCCGCCAGGCGAATGTTACTCTTTCTATCCCTCGTCCTCAAAACCGCGTGGTACACCGTCTTCTTCTCCAAACGCATCGCGCCCCTCTCCGACAACGCCACCTCGCCCACCGCCGACAGCGCCGCCCTCCTCACGTCCTCGTCCGCATCCCTCAACCTCCTCACCAATCCCGCGTTCACCGCCGCCACCCCGCTCTCCCCTAACGCCCCCATCAAGTAACTCCTCCCAAACGCCACCATCGCCATCCTCACCCCCTTGTCCACGTCATCATACCTCTGCAAAAACAAATCAAACAGCTGGTAGTACCTCACGTCCGCCTCCGAGTCCGGCTCTCCAAATATCCTCGACAGCAACCCAACCACCCTCCCCCTCAACTCCACGTTCTCCGACCTCAACTCCTCCCCCAACTCCCCAATCACCCCACTCACCATCGCCGGACACACGCTAAACAACTCCCAAATTATCTCGTGATAACGACTCTGCAATTCAGAACCGCATCCCCGTCCCAATACCGCCTCCATCAAATACCTCGATATCGGCAACTCCAACTTCTGACTcgtctgtctaatcacctgctgcGACAGCAACCTCGCCGAACAATCACCCCCCACCCCGTACGCCCGACTCGACGCCTCTTCCGTCGCGTCCGACTGCTGACTACCCAACTCCCTCTGCAACGAACCAGGCACCAACTGCTCCAACAACACCTCCACCAACTCCACCCCCACCACCTCACTCTCCTCAATGCACGACACCAACATGTCCATCATGTGTATAACCACCATCTGCGGGTGCTCCGAACTCCCCAAAACGTCAGCACTCTCCACAcccccaaacaaacaaaaaaaaaaacgtactgAACCACCTGAAATATCAACCTAAACAACCTAACTATCAACTCCTTGTAATCCAAAAACACCACCACTGTCTTCACCGACGCAATCCTCTCCAGCAACACCTCCAACTGCGCCAAGCAAGAATGCTTCGGATTCTCCAAACCCGCAAGCTGCTCCAAAAACGCCTTGAACACCCTCTACACCGCGCAAAACACTACTAAGTCAAACTCCCTCTACCTCCCCTCCTTCTCACCCAAACCCCCCACTCAACCCGCACCTTCAAATGCCTCTCCATGTACGGAACCCTCGGCGCGTATATCCTAAAAACGCTCGCCAAACACAACGTCGCCATCAACCTCACGTCTCCATTCCTGTGCTTCAAAAGCGACTCCTGCACCAGCGCCGCACAAATCTCGTCGAACTTGCTTTTGTCCTCCTCATCGTCCGGATACTCCGACAAAAAAGCACTAAGCGTCTAGCAAATTTGTCAATATATTTTCCGAAACCAGCACCCAGCCCCCCCAACCCGTACGCTCAA is a genomic window containing:
- the LOC126326081 gene encoding uncharacterized protein LOC126326081, coding for MGCASGKPKQGYGLNNMSVNQGGQKSRPRPGAVNPEYDYLFKLLLIGDSGVGKSSLLLRFADNTFTESFISTIGVDFKIRTIPIDGTTVKLQIWDTAGQERFRTITSSYYRGAHGIIVVYDITHQDTFNNVQKWLQEIDRYACENVHKILVGNKSDLVSHRRVPIEVAQEFANSLNLIFLETSAKNSNNVEEAFTKMARAIKEKIED
- the LOC126326032 gene encoding sister chromatid cohesion protein PDS5 homolog A-like, with product MSRSPLAKPARLESHADEVSLSGDFISASDKSEEELLCNLSTLSAFLSEYPDDEEDKSKFDEICAALVQESLLKHRNGDVRLMATLCLASVFRIYAPRVPYMERHLKRVFKAFLEQLAGLENPKHSCLAQLEVLLERIASVKTVVVFLDYKELIVRLFRLIFQVVHSEHPQMVVIHMMDMLVSCIEESEVVGVELVEVLLEQLVPGSLQRELGSQQSDATEEASSRAYGVGGDCSARLLSQQVIRQTSQKLELPISRYLMEAVLGRGCGSELQSRYHEIIWELFSVCPAMVSGVIGELGEELRSENVELRGRVVGLLSRIFGEPDSEADVRYYQLFDLFLQRYDDVDKGVRMAMVAFGRSYLMGALGESGVAAVNAGLVRRLRDADEDVRRAALSAVGEVALSERGAMRLEKKTVYHAVLRTRDRKSNIRLAALIAVVKMMTFAEVEMVKLRARCDLGASEKSHVRAKLERWKSLYAVYEQVPSSLMLCYATGTVTDQVSSEELFFKLMSAYAEMYEGVPRYKLLALRLVQILSGFEEGARRCFEKWVSDKLALRRDFLRWMMGSGVDLSLQISARIPRCGSANSHELLKRFASQCDDTLKRLLKTVATPGESGSSVEGAMGRLQRRMESAQGWRSSKVWAAYKDLLCVLVQRLSFPFLSEEGVGSIARWARQRGECEDEVDRVVRRVVRGGLGGSRSRGGSDPAVYLVNVEVGRERVVGAMTQILCHASSCVPGYFSRWMGEVVGLLESPEPAVVDAGVRVVETLLTSGGVRRTRAVWEVVRGPLSRVLEEGSPSQAARAARGLSSLLGEVDASELSRIVRELVEGVAVREEREMGRRSQACGFAALAELCGCGVSEEEGGDLCRYVLDVLLPFEGARKREKVSGLAMSKSEGIAFVASFLLRADAGGGRAAELERFLDRLFSVLEEPGVDADTRYVLAASVSTVMRLAASCTISVQRLQKLAQLARRSPEMVRNSMRASLFRGLMDLGALPTRYLALYPFFLRAEKRSEVRREFQSCVSVRRRFMMRKAADIASSTRSRVVVGGGQGEEMPAIDLDASKVFCLIIPEYALPWLIHLLAHVDGFPESDMPNFSQTIACLSFFLQEVMHGLDNYEFLLHMLADIKRTRDALSPDSRNVQMVAELCMLLVQQRPTSNLSKTSVHAGAVFLPKQLFLLRAPDEQAPKLLPLDARYLPEDFKLSDARSKAVLDSLSSDRASKKRSRVNRTRGSNEPDESNEPDTSLTRGSNGPDESNEPDESNEPDASLNLSASDDGEDSLDVADPRARPMSDRGTGPDEEADF